From a single Gimesia fumaroli genomic region:
- a CDS encoding amidohydrolase family protein, producing the protein MYYFRLFSLLLLVSISAFSQNAWAQAERNVGFSVNAYALTGAKVVTQPGTVLENATVLIRDGLIEAVGTDLKVPADAETVDCQGMLIYPGFIDAASSSLINKEVKVSKVKGRKVDFGRHALAATRPDNRNYLSPEFYANRAVLEKKNSFTNHQKAGFTAVHLLPQGKIASGQGTLVSTSEFPVRESTLIESTMGSFRIYAPRGNVYPTTLMGAMAHLRQSFLDTQHYEQHWGLYQDQSAFIKRPPSDPTYAALLEILHARKIPVFKANKRDEILRTLDLCQEFQIKPIILGGEEAHLCLDRLKAESGGVIFQLNFPEKPKVEEKAETEELSAEVPDPLRVQQDKLKLWKARIQGVKMLAESGLPVAVASESLKNQATDLVSQLRIAVKEGVSADQALRLLTADAAKLLGIEQRLGTIEKGKLAHLVVMSAPWEQSESKVRYLFVDGAKFDFEDKTKTDKEKKSDSPQAKPLARIDLAGEWGVEIESAQGKVIGQLHLSQDKDALRGTFASEKGDGKVTSGKIAKEQFSFTVAIGAGEHSIELQFKGAVAKDDMKPETISGKLKSAFGTETSWSAIRKIKQPKSAPANPIQLSLEGDDDGDEGLKTPTTGTLVAQKPDVKQSPKTKQDFHKFNTELESDRVRRFQKTNGNLLLKNGIVITVTGETLKDASILVKQGKIAAIGTNLKVPAGTTEIDLQGLYVMPGIIDTHSHIMITDGINESSQSIVPEVRIRDVVNTADVSEYRALAGGVTAARLFHGSANVIGGQDAVVKLKHGKTAREHILHEAPQGVKFALGENVKYRTSRFPNTRMGVEATLQRAFMEAVDYRRQWQEYEQAQKKHPDQKRLPPRRDLRLEALADIVNHEKFIHSHCYRADEILMLMRVASHLGIRVWSLQHVLEGYKIAPEILAHGASCSTFSDWWAYKIEAFDAVPHNAALLNEAGVNTVIKSDDWELIRHLYLEAAKTVRYGNMSFNDALRTITINPARELGLDQQIGSIEIGKDADFAIFSGHPLNAYSRCEMTIIEGEIYFNRKLQPTAMSDGSESRSAAPSVEIAQHPTKPLALPAGELKEFAITGATLHPVDGDEIAAGTIVVKGQKINYVGPAKALPKTLPVIDATGLHVYPGMIDTGSTLGLTEIDKVRETQDYSESGDLQPDLRTGVAINPDSELFPVARAGGITSVLVVPRSGLIPGQTSLVQTAGWTAPEMVMELEAGLQINWSTKKERQQELKDFLQQARLYQKLKQQAKANKTTSPVSDPRFEALLPYLDQKKPVFIEANSRKEIAGALLFAEEEKLRIVITGGTDAWKLAQELKSRKVPVIVGPVMRRPQENYDPFDAPYANPGHLYDAGVTFSIRSNSAWNSRNTPFEAAMAVAYGLPERAALRAVTLSAAEILGVEKQLGSLTEGKLANLIISDGSPLQHTSHIKAVCVGGKLLPPESKQTRLYERYRGRLQQIQKSSNGKSPGTLPLETKKAEPAQKPANTK; encoded by the coding sequence ATGTACTATTTTCGTCTCTTCAGCTTGTTACTTCTGGTTAGCATTTCTGCTTTTTCACAAAACGCCTGGGCGCAAGCCGAGCGTAATGTGGGCTTTTCGGTCAACGCATATGCATTGACGGGAGCCAAGGTTGTGACTCAGCCGGGAACGGTTTTAGAGAATGCGACGGTTTTGATTCGAGACGGGTTGATTGAAGCGGTCGGCACCGATCTGAAAGTTCCCGCTGACGCAGAAACCGTCGATTGTCAGGGAATGCTGATTTATCCCGGTTTCATTGATGCGGCTTCGAGCTCTCTGATTAATAAAGAAGTAAAGGTATCTAAAGTCAAAGGCAGAAAAGTCGACTTCGGTCGGCATGCGCTGGCGGCAACGCGACCCGATAATCGCAATTATCTCAGCCCGGAGTTTTATGCGAATCGGGCGGTGTTAGAAAAGAAGAACAGTTTTACCAATCATCAGAAAGCCGGCTTTACTGCGGTGCATCTGCTGCCACAGGGGAAAATTGCCAGCGGTCAGGGAACGCTGGTTTCGACCAGCGAATTTCCTGTCAGAGAATCGACGTTGATCGAATCCACCATGGGCTCGTTCCGAATCTATGCACCCCGAGGTAACGTCTATCCGACGACCCTGATGGGGGCCATGGCGCATCTCAGACAATCGTTTTTGGACACACAGCACTATGAGCAACATTGGGGCTTGTATCAGGATCAGTCCGCGTTTATTAAACGTCCGCCGTCCGATCCGACCTATGCCGCGTTACTGGAAATTCTGCATGCCAGGAAGATCCCCGTTTTCAAAGCAAACAAACGCGACGAAATTTTACGAACGCTCGATCTTTGTCAGGAATTTCAGATCAAGCCGATCATTCTCGGGGGCGAGGAAGCGCACCTTTGTCTGGATCGATTAAAGGCCGAATCTGGTGGCGTGATCTTTCAATTGAATTTTCCTGAAAAGCCGAAGGTGGAAGAGAAAGCGGAAACCGAAGAGCTTTCGGCTGAAGTACCGGACCCGCTACGCGTTCAACAGGATAAGCTCAAACTCTGGAAAGCACGCATTCAAGGTGTGAAAATGCTGGCTGAAAGTGGTTTGCCCGTCGCTGTTGCTTCCGAGTCGTTAAAGAATCAAGCGACAGATCTGGTCTCTCAACTACGCATCGCGGTGAAAGAAGGAGTATCGGCTGACCAGGCACTGCGTCTGTTAACGGCGGATGCCGCGAAACTATTGGGGATTGAGCAACGGCTGGGAACGATTGAAAAAGGAAAATTGGCACATCTGGTTGTGATGTCGGCCCCCTGGGAACAGAGTGAGTCCAAAGTGCGTTACCTGTTTGTGGACGGTGCCAAGTTTGATTTTGAGGACAAAACGAAAACAGACAAAGAGAAGAAATCGGACTCCCCCCAGGCAAAGCCGCTGGCACGCATTGATTTAGCTGGAGAATGGGGCGTCGAAATTGAATCGGCACAAGGCAAAGTCATCGGTCAATTGCATCTCTCGCAAGATAAAGATGCGTTACGGGGAACGTTCGCCAGTGAAAAAGGGGATGGAAAAGTCACTTCGGGAAAAATCGCGAAAGAACAATTTTCATTCACGGTGGCCATTGGTGCGGGCGAACATTCGATCGAGCTGCAATTTAAAGGAGCCGTTGCTAAAGACGATATGAAACCCGAAACGATCTCGGGGAAATTGAAATCGGCCTTTGGTACCGAAACGAGTTGGTCGGCGATTCGTAAAATAAAGCAGCCCAAGTCAGCGCCCGCCAATCCGATTCAGCTTTCTCTCGAAGGAGACGATGACGGGGATGAAGGATTGAAGACGCCGACGACGGGGACACTGGTTGCACAAAAACCGGATGTGAAACAAAGTCCCAAGACCAAACAGGATTTCCACAAATTCAATACTGAACTGGAATCCGATCGGGTCAGACGATTTCAAAAAACGAATGGGAATCTACTGCTTAAAAACGGGATCGTGATTACGGTGACCGGAGAAACACTGAAGGATGCGTCCATTCTGGTGAAGCAGGGAAAAATCGCCGCGATCGGAACAAACTTAAAAGTCCCCGCTGGTACGACTGAGATTGATCTCCAAGGCCTGTATGTGATGCCCGGCATCATTGATACGCACAGCCATATCATGATTACGGATGGGATTAATGAATCGTCGCAGTCGATCGTGCCTGAAGTGCGGATCAGAGATGTGGTGAATACGGCTGATGTGTCTGAATACCGGGCGCTGGCTGGCGGTGTGACCGCTGCCCGATTGTTTCATGGTTCTGCGAACGTGATCGGTGGGCAGGATGCGGTCGTCAAATTAAAACATGGTAAAACAGCCCGCGAACATATTCTGCATGAGGCGCCTCAGGGCGTGAAGTTTGCGCTGGGCGAAAATGTGAAGTATCGCACCTCACGTTTTCCAAATACGAGGATGGGCGTCGAAGCCACGTTGCAGCGGGCGTTTATGGAAGCCGTCGATTACCGCCGACAGTGGCAGGAGTATGAACAGGCACAAAAAAAACATCCCGACCAGAAGCGGCTGCCTCCTCGACGCGACCTGCGTCTGGAAGCACTGGCGGATATTGTCAACCATGAAAAGTTCATTCATTCGCATTGCTATCGGGCCGATGAAATTCTGATGCTGATGCGAGTGGCTTCGCATCTGGGGATTCGTGTCTGGTCGCTGCAGCATGTGCTGGAAGGTTACAAGATTGCACCAGAAATTCTGGCACATGGTGCCAGTTGCAGTACGTTTTCTGACTGGTGGGCCTACAAAATCGAGGCCTTTGATGCGGTGCCTCATAATGCGGCTCTGTTAAATGAAGCAGGCGTGAATACGGTGATTAAAAGTGACGACTGGGAATTGATTCGCCATTTATATCTCGAAGCAGCAAAGACAGTCCGGTATGGAAATATGTCGTTTAATGATGCACTGCGGACAATTACGATTAATCCCGCGCGTGAGTTGGGACTGGATCAGCAGATTGGCTCGATTGAAATTGGAAAGGACGCCGACTTTGCCATTTTCAGCGGGCATCCTTTAAATGCCTATTCCCGTTGTGAAATGACGATCATTGAAGGCGAGATCTATTTCAATCGCAAGCTACAACCCACGGCGATGTCTGACGGTTCAGAGTCTCGTTCTGCCGCTCCTTCCGTTGAGATTGCACAGCACCCCACCAAGCCGCTTGCATTACCAGCCGGCGAATTGAAGGAGTTTGCAATTACCGGCGCAACATTACACCCGGTCGACGGTGATGAGATTGCCGCGGGGACGATTGTGGTCAAGGGACAAAAGATCAACTATGTTGGTCCTGCGAAAGCACTGCCCAAGACCCTGCCGGTGATTGACGCAACAGGATTGCACGTTTATCCGGGTATGATTGATACCGGGTCGACTCTCGGACTGACGGAAATTGATAAAGTCCGAGAGACACAGGATTATTCAGAAAGTGGCGATCTGCAACCTGATTTACGGACCGGCGTTGCCATCAATCCTGATTCCGAACTGTTTCCGGTCGCACGAGCGGGGGGAATAACCAGTGTTCTGGTGGTTCCGCGATCTGGTTTAATTCCCGGTCAGACGTCGCTGGTGCAGACGGCCGGCTGGACCGCGCCTGAGATGGTGATGGAACTGGAAGCAGGATTACAGATTAACTGGAGTACAAAAAAAGAACGTCAACAGGAACTGAAAGATTTCCTGCAGCAGGCCCGCCTGTATCAAAAACTGAAACAACAGGCAAAAGCAAATAAAACAACCAGTCCGGTGTCTGATCCGCGTTTTGAAGCGTTGTTGCCTTATCTGGATCAGAAGAAGCCCGTTTTTATTGAAGCGAACTCGCGCAAAGAAATCGCCGGTGCCCTGCTCTTTGCAGAAGAGGAAAAATTACGGATCGTGATTACCGGTGGGACGGATGCCTGGAAGCTGGCGCAGGAATTGAAGTCCCGAAAAGTTCCTGTGATCGTGGGCCCCGTGATGCGACGTCCCCAGGAAAATTATGATCCCTTTGATGCCCCTTATGCTAACCCGGGGCACCTTTATGATGCGGGGGTCACATTCTCGATTCGTTCGAATAGCGCCTGGAACTCGCGAAATACGCCCTTCGAAGCCGCCATGGCGGTTGCCTATGGTTTACCCGAGCGGGCGGCATTGCGAGCGGTGACACTTTCTGCCGCCGAAATTCTGGGAGTCGAAAAACAGCTTGGTTCACTGACTGAAGGCAAGCTGGCGAATCTGATAATTTCAGACGGATCGCCTTTGCAGCATACTTCTCATATCAAGGCCGTATGCGTAGGCGGGAAGCTGTTACCGCCGGAAAGTAAACAGACACGCCTGTATGAGCGTTACCGGGGCCGACTGCAGCAGATTCAAAAATCATCAAACGGCAAATCGCCGGGAACATTGCCTCTGGAAACGAAGAAAGCAGAGCCTGCTCAGAAACCGGCGAACACGAAATAG